One window from the genome of Marinobacter sp. M3C encodes:
- the betC gene encoding choline-sulfatase: MSQDQPNILFIMADQMAAPVLSMYGGKTAKTPHLDALAEQGVVFDSAYTNSPLCAPSRYVLMSGQLPSKIGAYDNAAEFSADIPTFAHYLRFSGYRTALSGKMHFCGPDQLHGFEDRLTTDIYPADYGWFPDWEDFENRPTWYHNMASVTQAGPTLRTNQLDFDNEVVFHAERYLFDHARGADKRPFCLTVSMTHPHDPYAIPQEYWDRYTNDEIALPSFELLPEEQDPHSRRLLHVYQMDRKAITDQHIRNARRAYYGAISYVDDQIGKLMKALKDTGLSDNTIVVFSGDHGDMLGERGLWYKMSYFEWSARVPMVVCSPKHFDAKRVAASISTMDLLPTFAELANKGEAPEYAMPIDGRSLMPHLTGGEGHDEVIGEYMGEGVIAPMFMIRRGDYKFICSQTDPDQLFDLKADPQERINLAEGTSHTELLTAFREEAAERWDSEAITRDVIVSQKRRRLVAAAHKLGKSPKWDHQPIFDASTMYMRNNVDLDDLERRARFPPVSD; the protein is encoded by the coding sequence ATGAGTCAGGATCAACCCAACATCTTATTTATTATGGCGGACCAGATGGCAGCCCCCGTGCTGTCAATGTATGGCGGCAAGACGGCCAAGACACCTCATCTTGATGCGTTAGCCGAGCAGGGGGTGGTATTTGATTCTGCTTACACTAACAGCCCATTGTGCGCACCCAGCCGTTACGTGCTGATGAGTGGTCAGCTTCCCAGTAAGATCGGTGCCTACGATAACGCCGCCGAGTTTTCGGCAGATATCCCGACATTCGCCCATTATCTGCGCTTTTCGGGCTACCGCACCGCGCTGTCCGGGAAGATGCACTTCTGTGGTCCGGACCAGCTGCACGGCTTCGAAGATCGTCTGACCACCGATATTTATCCGGCTGACTATGGTTGGTTCCCGGACTGGGAAGATTTTGAAAACCGCCCGACCTGGTATCACAATATGGCATCGGTGACCCAGGCCGGACCGACCCTGAGGACCAACCAGCTGGACTTCGATAATGAAGTCGTCTTTCATGCCGAACGCTACCTGTTCGATCATGCGCGTGGTGCTGATAAGCGCCCCTTCTGCCTGACCGTTTCTATGACCCACCCCCACGATCCTTATGCGATTCCTCAGGAGTATTGGGATCGTTATACCAATGACGAGATCGCATTGCCCTCCTTCGAGCTGCTGCCCGAAGAGCAGGACCCACACTCCAGGCGTCTATTACATGTCTACCAGATGGACCGTAAGGCGATCACCGACCAACATATCCGCAATGCCCGTCGTGCCTACTATGGTGCGATCAGTTACGTTGACGATCAGATCGGCAAGCTGATGAAGGCGCTGAAAGATACCGGCTTAAGCGATAACACCATCGTGGTATTTTCTGGCGACCACGGCGACATGCTCGGAGAGCGAGGCCTGTGGTACAAGATGAGCTACTTCGAGTGGTCGGCTCGCGTTCCTATGGTGGTCTGCTCACCGAAACACTTTGATGCCAAGCGCGTCGCGGCCTCCATTTCTACGATGGACCTGCTGCCCACCTTTGCCGAACTCGCCAACAAGGGTGAAGCACCCGAATACGCGATGCCCATCGATGGCCGCAGCCTGATGCCACACCTGACGGGCGGCGAAGGTCATGACGAGGTGATCGGTGAATATATGGGCGAAGGGGTTATCGCGCCGATGTTTATGATCCGCCGCGGTGATTACAAGTTTATCTGCAGCCAGACCGATCCGGATCAGCTGTTCGACCTGAAAGCCGATCCACAGGAGCGTATCAACCTGGCAGAAGGCACCAGCCATACCGAGCTGCTGACGGCTTTTCGGGAAGAAGCGGCCGAGCGCTGGGATTCAGAGGCCATCACCCGTGATGTCATCGTCAGTCAGAAGCGTCGTCGCTTAGTGGCTGCGGCCCATAAGCTGGGTAAATCCCCCAAATGGGATCATCAGCCGATTTTCGATGCCAGCACGATGTACATGCGCAACAACGTCGACCTGGATGACCTTGAGAGGCGCGCACGGTTCCCTCCGGTTAGTGATTAG
- the istA gene encoding IS21 family transposase — MQHRQNGASQEVAAAKAGVSVRSGRRIETSGQKPCIDTERQWRTREDPLEAVWETELLHLLENEPKLTGTTLLDYLQEHYPEHYDQTILRTLQRRVKLWRALHGPEREVIFRQQAVVAQQGFSDFTHPDNPVTIQSKTFPHLLYQFRLAYSGWRSVTVVQGGESYAALAAGLQRALQQVGGSPIEHRTDSLSAARNNRQNVWTEAYSELCQHYRMTPTRNNLGQSHENGVVECANGSLKKRLAQQLLLRGHSDFDDVAHYQAFIDRAVDKLNQRNRSRVLEEQAALQPLPEFTAAEYQTLHLKVTRSSTIEVRRVVYTVPSRLIGESVQIRLHHDKLVLFVGQQPALTLPRIYPRPGENRARSVNYRHVIRSLASKPQAFRYSQLRDDLLPDDNYRQLWQLADTHLEAREACKWIVTTLRLAFEYDDEQSLGEDLLIEAQAGRFASITEIQSRYLRGNPDLKCSASSQHTLVSYDELLSSINSQEAQI, encoded by the coding sequence ATGCAGCACCGACAAAATGGCGCAAGCCAAGAAGTAGCTGCCGCCAAGGCAGGCGTTTCTGTCCGATCTGGGCGACGCATCGAGACATCAGGACAAAAACCCTGCATTGACACCGAGCGGCAATGGCGCACCCGAGAAGATCCACTGGAAGCGGTTTGGGAAACAGAGTTGCTCCATCTGTTAGAAAATGAGCCTAAGCTGACCGGCACAACTCTGCTTGATTATCTGCAAGAGCATTACCCTGAGCACTACGATCAGACCATTCTGCGCACCCTGCAACGCCGGGTGAAGCTCTGGCGGGCGCTACACGGGCCGGAACGCGAGGTCATTTTTCGCCAGCAGGCGGTTGTGGCGCAACAGGGGTTTTCTGATTTCACCCACCCCGACAACCCGGTTACGATTCAATCCAAGACCTTTCCACACCTGCTCTATCAATTTCGATTGGCCTACAGCGGTTGGCGCTCGGTTACCGTCGTTCAAGGTGGTGAGAGTTATGCGGCTCTGGCGGCGGGCTTGCAGCGAGCCTTACAACAGGTGGGTGGCAGTCCCATTGAGCACCGCACGGACAGCTTAAGTGCGGCACGCAATAACCGTCAAAACGTGTGGACTGAGGCTTATAGCGAGCTGTGCCAACATTACCGCATGACACCCACTCGCAATAATCTGGGGCAGTCCCATGAAAATGGTGTGGTTGAGTGCGCCAATGGCTCGCTCAAGAAACGCTTGGCACAACAGTTGTTACTGCGCGGTCACAGTGACTTCGACGATGTCGCGCACTATCAGGCTTTTATCGATCGCGCTGTCGACAAGCTCAATCAGCGCAACCGATCGCGCGTGCTTGAGGAGCAGGCGGCCTTGCAGCCCCTGCCGGAGTTTACGGCGGCCGAGTATCAGACCCTCCACCTTAAGGTGACGCGCAGCTCAACGATCGAAGTCCGGCGCGTTGTTTACACCGTGCCATCGCGGCTGATTGGAGAGTCGGTACAAATCCGGTTGCACCACGACAAGCTGGTGCTGTTCGTCGGACAGCAGCCGGCACTGACATTACCTCGCATTTACCCCAGACCTGGCGAGAATCGCGCCCGCAGCGTCAATTACCGGCACGTTATCCGTTCGCTGGCCTCGAAGCCGCAGGCCTTCCGTTACTCTCAGTTGCGTGATGACTTACTCCCGGACGACAACTACCGTCAACTCTGGCAGCTCGCGGATACGCACCTTGAAGCCCGAGAAGCCTGCAAATGGATCGTGACAACACTGCGACTGGCCTTCGAGTACGATGACGAACAGTCGCTGGGGGAGGATCTGCTGATTGAGGCCCAAGCAGGCCGGTTCGCGTCAATTACCGAGATCCAGTCACGCTACCTTCGCGGCAACCCAGACCTCAAGTGCTCTGCATCAAGCCAACACACCTTAGTGAGCTACGACGAGCTACTGTCCTCGATCAACAGTCAGGAGGCACAGATATGA
- the istB gene encoding IS21-like element helper ATPase IstB: MTGSVALLLKELRLPAFHRHYQSLWETAIEKNWSHTDYLAALCEYELSDRYQRRTQKWVREAKLVANKTFSALDQSAFSRPCNTALARLQQDSDWAHHADNVLLIGPSGTGKTHIANALGHQLTEQGVRCKLFPAIALVQHLQQAKRDLDLMTAMTRLDKYRVIIIDDIGYVKKTDAETQVLFEFIAHRYESGSLIVTANQPFSEWDQIFPDSMMTVAAIDRLIHHATIIELEGESYRRQQQLKQAAKSKK, translated from the coding sequence ATGACAGGCTCTGTCGCTCTACTGTTAAAAGAACTTCGCTTGCCGGCCTTCCACCGTCACTACCAATCGCTCTGGGAAACCGCCATTGAGAAGAACTGGTCACACACCGATTACCTGGCGGCATTGTGTGAGTACGAGCTCTCAGACCGCTACCAGCGCCGGACCCAGAAGTGGGTACGCGAGGCAAAACTTGTCGCCAACAAGACCTTCTCAGCGTTGGATCAAAGCGCGTTCAGCCGTCCCTGCAACACCGCACTGGCAAGGCTGCAACAAGACAGTGACTGGGCACACCATGCCGACAATGTGCTGTTGATTGGCCCCAGCGGCACTGGCAAAACCCATATTGCTAATGCACTGGGCCATCAACTCACCGAACAGGGGGTGCGCTGTAAACTGTTCCCTGCCATAGCGCTGGTTCAGCACTTACAACAGGCCAAGCGCGATCTCGACTTGATGACAGCCATGACACGGCTGGATAAATACCGGGTCATCATCATCGATGACATCGGTTACGTAAAAAAGACAGATGCAGAAACCCAGGTACTGTTCGAATTCATCGCCCATCGCTATGAAAGTGGCAGCTTAATCGTCACCGCTAACCAGCCATTCAGTGAGTGGGATCAAATCTTCCCAGACAGCATGATGACCGTAGCGGCCATAGACCGGCTGATACACCACGCAACTATTATCGAATTAGAGGGGGAAAGTTACCGAAGACAGCAACAGCTCAAACAGGCTGCAAAGAGTAAAAAGTAA
- the choX gene encoding choline ABC transporter substrate-binding protein, which yields MFASYNTNRLVTAVGLATCLLAGNAAAAVSTQCETVRFTDPGWTDISSTNALASTVLEGLGYSPEISILGVPIGFEGMKGNEIDVFLGNWMPAQQKFIDAYSAEGAIDIVGENLIGAKFTLAVPRYAYEAGVKDFSDLAEFGEQFRQRIYGIDAGAPANQLLQKMIDSGDFGLVEWRLVESSEHGVMSQVKRDIRRQNFIVFLGWEPHPMNSNFDMAYLTGGDKYFGADFGGATIQTVTRKGYREECGNVGKLLTNLKFTLQMENQMMAFILDDEQSPAEAAQKYLKANPDVLNSWLAGVTTLEGAEGLSAVQQHLGL from the coding sequence ATGTTTGCATCTTACAACACCAACCGGCTGGTCACGGCTGTTGGCCTTGCGACCTGCCTGTTGGCAGGCAACGCAGCGGCAGCAGTATCCACACAGTGTGAAACGGTACGTTTTACGGATCCGGGCTGGACAGATATCAGCTCGACCAACGCGCTGGCCAGCACGGTGCTGGAAGGTCTGGGTTACAGCCCTGAGATAAGTATCCTGGGGGTGCCTATCGGCTTTGAAGGCATGAAAGGTAACGAGATAGATGTATTCCTGGGTAACTGGATGCCCGCGCAACAGAAGTTTATCGACGCGTACTCCGCAGAAGGTGCCATAGATATCGTCGGTGAAAACCTGATCGGCGCAAAGTTTACCCTGGCGGTCCCCCGCTATGCCTATGAGGCTGGCGTAAAAGATTTTTCTGACCTGGCTGAGTTTGGCGAGCAGTTCAGGCAGCGTATTTACGGTATTGATGCCGGTGCACCCGCCAACCAATTATTACAGAAGATGATCGATAGTGGCGATTTTGGGCTGGTCGAGTGGCGTCTTGTTGAATCCAGTGAGCATGGGGTTATGAGTCAGGTAAAGCGTGATATCAGGCGCCAGAATTTTATCGTGTTCCTGGGTTGGGAACCGCATCCAATGAACTCCAACTTTGATATGGCCTATCTGACCGGTGGTGATAAATACTTTGGCGCCGACTTCGGTGGCGCGACGATTCAGACCGTGACCCGTAAAGGCTACCGGGAAGAGTGCGGCAATGTAGGCAAGCTACTCACTAACCTGAAATTTACGCTGCAAATGGAAAACCAGATGATGGCCTTCATTCTCGATGATGAGCAGTCACCAGCCGAAGCGGCGCAGAAATATCTTAAGGCAAATCCAGACGTGCTCAATAGCTGGCTGGCTGGCGTGACTACCCTTGAGGGTGCTGAGGGCCTGAGCGCAGTCCAACAACACCTGGGCCTGTAA
- a CDS encoding HupE/UreJ family protein, translated as MTEGVRHIAAGFDHLTFLLLLVLPLAFRGSYKERFIAVVGVVTAFTIAHSITLALSSLGHLSLPAGPFEVLIAASVIVAAGMNILGVGRGFAWPVAYVFGLLHGLGFAGAFKELAAGIALNWTDLLAFNLGVEIGQVAFIAVVLLGLGAIADPPGKEKILVPLGSAVAGFAGAVWILQRF; from the coding sequence GTGACCGAAGGTGTGCGTCACATCGCTGCAGGTTTTGATCACCTTACGTTTTTGTTGCTCCTGGTCTTGCCATTGGCATTTCGCGGATCGTATAAAGAGCGCTTCATAGCGGTCGTCGGGGTAGTAACGGCGTTTACGATCGCACACTCGATTACGCTCGCGCTTTCCAGCCTGGGACATCTCAGCTTGCCCGCGGGACCGTTTGAGGTGTTGATTGCGGCGAGCGTTATTGTGGCGGCCGGAATGAACATACTCGGTGTCGGTCGCGGCTTTGCGTGGCCGGTAGCGTATGTTTTCGGCTTGCTTCATGGACTGGGTTTTGCGGGGGCGTTTAAGGAATTGGCAGCCGGTATTGCATTGAACTGGACAGATTTGCTCGCATTTAACTTAGGCGTGGAAATCGGGCAGGTCGCTTTCATCGCTGTTGTACTTCTGGGATTGGGAGCAATCGCGGACCCGCCCGGGAAAGAGAAGATTCTCGTTCCGCTTGGGTCGGCAGTTGCCGGTTTCGCTGGGGCGGTTTGGATATTGCAGCGCTTCTAG
- a CDS encoding LysR substrate-binding domain-containing protein → MLLSERLPSAQGLLIFEAAARLKSFTAAAQELKSTQSAVSQQIKALEARLGLMLFRRIYRGVALTEEGMHLQVAVQEGFQQIHSCLEKLQKTRLHQAINVATDFALAAYWLLPRLPRFRELHPTIDVRIITSQGQYDFSRQNVDVAILFDGAQPLQPHAFKLFDEEVFPICSPAFFIENSPVASHKKLASLPLLKLGTDAGQGWFDWHGYFQGRRSQVVPGDPVLTFNNYTLLIQAAIAGQGLGLGWATLVDDLIEAGVLVGLREFSLSSESGYYVVEPRPNEHLNAKQHFMDWLLAERTV, encoded by the coding sequence ATGCTTCTTTCAGAACGATTACCTTCGGCTCAGGGCTTGCTCATCTTCGAAGCCGCCGCGCGCCTTAAGAGTTTTACCGCGGCGGCTCAGGAATTGAAGTCGACCCAATCGGCGGTAAGTCAGCAGATAAAGGCGCTGGAGGCCCGCTTAGGGCTGATGCTTTTTCGTCGTATTTATCGCGGGGTTGCGTTGACTGAAGAGGGAATGCATCTTCAGGTCGCCGTCCAGGAGGGCTTTCAGCAGATACACAGCTGCCTGGAAAAACTACAAAAAACTCGTTTACACCAGGCAATAAATGTCGCTACTGATTTTGCTCTGGCCGCTTATTGGCTATTACCCCGGCTGCCCCGGTTCAGGGAACTGCATCCAACCATCGATGTGCGGATCATCACGTCACAGGGGCAGTATGATTTTTCAAGGCAAAATGTCGACGTGGCGATCCTGTTTGATGGCGCCCAGCCCCTGCAGCCGCATGCCTTCAAACTGTTCGATGAAGAAGTGTTTCCCATCTGCAGCCCCGCATTTTTTATAGAAAACAGTCCGGTTGCGAGCCATAAGAAACTGGCATCCCTGCCTTTATTAAAGCTGGGAACGGATGCCGGTCAGGGATGGTTTGACTGGCATGGCTACTTTCAGGGGCGCCGAAGTCAGGTAGTTCCGGGGGACCCCGTCCTGACCTTTAATAACTATACCCTGCTTATCCAGGCGGCCATTGCCGGCCAGGGGCTGGGACTGGGCTGGGCCACGCTGGTAGATGACCTGATCGAGGCTGGAGTCCTGGTCGGGCTGCGAGAGTTCAGCCTGAGTTCTGAGAGTGGCTATTATGTCGTCGAGCCGCGGCCCAATGAGCACCTGAATGCTAAACAGCACTTTATGGACTGGTTGCTGGCCGAAAGAACGGTCTGA
- a CDS encoding cob(I)yrinic acid a,c-diamide adenosyltransferase, with protein sequence MVKLTKIYTRTGDAGDTGLGNGTRVPKYDLRVEAFGSVDETNATIGLAGLYIGNDSDLADTLSRIQNDLFDVGADLCTPEEASPKHPPLRVSTAQVDFLERQIDSTNQTLSSLRSFILPGGRELAAHLHFARTVTRRAERLIAQLGMEEKINPEVLRYCNRLSDFLFVAARRANNNGKEDVLWIPGGNR encoded by the coding sequence ATGGTGAAGCTAACTAAAATTTATACACGCACGGGTGATGCGGGCGATACCGGGCTGGGGAATGGCACCCGAGTTCCTAAGTACGATCTCCGTGTAGAGGCTTTTGGCTCTGTAGACGAGACAAACGCCACTATTGGCCTAGCGGGGCTATATATCGGTAATGATAGCGATTTAGCTGACACGCTATCGAGAATTCAGAATGATCTGTTCGATGTCGGCGCTGATCTCTGCACGCCTGAAGAAGCCTCACCCAAGCATCCTCCCCTGCGTGTGAGTACAGCCCAGGTCGATTTTCTTGAACGACAAATCGACTCTACCAATCAAACGCTGTCCAGCCTGCGCTCGTTCATACTTCCCGGCGGTCGTGAGCTTGCCGCCCACCTGCATTTTGCCAGGACGGTAACCAGACGTGCTGAGCGTCTGATCGCTCAACTCGGCATGGAAGAGAAAATCAATCCAGAGGTACTTCGCTACTGTAACCGCTTATCTGATTTTCTTTTTGTAGCTGCACGGAGAGCGAACAATAACGGCAAAGAGGATGTGCTCTGGATCCCTGGTGGAAACCGATGA
- a CDS encoding CoA transferase: protein MLAGPYCGMLLADLGAEVIKIEAPGREDIGRQIGPNYIGPHNVYFASLNRNKRSIGLDLMSEAGRQHFHELVSDSHALLTNMRPSAIHKLGLTYDALRVHNEKIVCLALTGFGLEGPYADKPAYDYVIQALAGIMALTGDPEGPPVKTGYSVVDNSAGIMGALGLTAKLVEGRGGQIDVSLYDTMLSQLNYLASAYLNAGQKAERYPGGGHPYIVPAQIFETRNGHLALFITHDGFWADFSREIGRSEWVEDPRFCSMEARAANREAVITNVQEVLSTDTTDAWVERLGPLGVVVAGVQSLDMALESDLTRSREMVVSVPTEHGEIRMVGNPIKLQDHVQTYGPPPLAGEGSCPGQSHLR, encoded by the coding sequence ATGCTGGCGGGTCCATACTGCGGTATGCTCCTGGCGGACCTAGGCGCTGAAGTGATCAAGATAGAAGCTCCTGGCAGGGAAGATATCGGCAGGCAAATCGGTCCAAACTACATCGGACCTCACAATGTCTATTTCGCCAGCTTAAACCGTAACAAGCGTAGTATCGGCCTGGATCTCATGAGCGAGGCGGGGCGGCAGCATTTTCACGAACTGGTGTCGGATTCGCATGCCCTCCTGACCAATATGCGCCCCTCCGCCATCCATAAATTGGGTTTGACCTACGACGCTCTGCGGGTTCACAACGAGAAAATCGTTTGCCTTGCCCTTACCGGCTTTGGCCTGGAAGGCCCATACGCGGATAAACCTGCCTATGATTACGTCATACAAGCGTTGGCAGGAATAATGGCTTTGACCGGAGATCCGGAAGGACCTCCGGTCAAGACGGGCTACTCTGTTGTGGATAATTCTGCCGGCATTATGGGAGCCCTCGGATTAACAGCCAAACTGGTAGAAGGCCGGGGGGGACAGATTGATGTGTCTCTTTATGACACGATGTTATCCCAGCTAAATTACCTGGCTAGCGCCTATCTAAATGCCGGACAAAAAGCCGAACGTTATCCCGGCGGTGGCCACCCGTATATCGTCCCAGCGCAGATCTTCGAAACTCGAAATGGGCATTTGGCCTTATTTATTACTCATGACGGGTTCTGGGCTGACTTTTCCAGGGAAATCGGACGCAGTGAATGGGTCGAGGACCCTCGTTTTTGCTCTATGGAGGCCCGTGCGGCGAACCGGGAAGCCGTCATCACTAATGTCCAGGAAGTCCTCTCTACCGACACGACCGATGCTTGGGTGGAGCGCCTTGGTCCACTGGGAGTTGTCGTAGCTGGAGTGCAGAGTCTGGATATGGCTTTAGAGTCGGATCTAACCCGTTCCCGGGAAATGGTTGTCTCCGTGCCTACGGAGCACGGAGAGATACGTATGGTCGGTAATCCCATCAAGCTGCAGGACCATGTTCAAACTTACGGCCCTCCTCCGTTGGCTGGCGAAGGCTCCTGTCCTGGTCAGAGCCACCTGCGTTAA
- a CDS encoding cobalamin-dependent protein (Presence of a B(12) (cobalamin)-binding domain implies dependence on cobalamin itself, in one of its several forms, or in some unusual lineages, dependence on a cobalamin-like analog.) yields the protein MSLKGKRILIAKPGLDGHDVGAKVIALALRDAGAEVIYTGLRKSSEYIARVAVDEDVDVVGLSMLSGSHMELVSETVRCLQAFDAGDIKVFVGGTIPEKDREALLRSGVCGVYTSEMPLEDVLNAIDRALQ from the coding sequence ATGAGTTTAAAAGGCAAAAGGATCCTGATCGCCAAGCCTGGCCTTGACGGCCATGACGTGGGTGCCAAGGTCATCGCGCTGGCATTACGTGACGCTGGCGCTGAAGTGATATACACCGGGCTACGCAAGAGTTCCGAGTACATTGCCCGAGTGGCAGTGGATGAAGATGTGGATGTGGTTGGTCTTAGTATGCTTTCGGGCAGCCATATGGAACTGGTGAGTGAGACGGTGCGCTGTCTCCAGGCGTTCGATGCTGGTGACATCAAGGTTTTCGTGGGCGGCACTATTCCCGAGAAGGACCGTGAGGCTTTGTTACGCTCAGGGGTATGCGGAGTTTACACCTCCGAGATGCCGCTTGAAGACGTACTGAATGCGATAGACCGGGCACTACAATGA
- a CDS encoding methylmalonyl-CoA mutase family protein: MSTSAFKQSASANNSAFSTETRTPRIPEPKTASGIEIPELVTGKMLENPDPGLPGEQPYTRGIFPNGYRGRLWTFRQYSGFGTAENTNERYRFLLESGQTGLSVALDLPTQCGYDPTDPMARSEVGKVGVSLSNLAEAEILFDGIDLSEISTSFTINGTAAIIYAMYCAVADKQGVPREKLTGTIQNDILKEYVARGTWIFPVRPSMRLIADTILFSNRETPRFNPISIAGAHVRDAGATAVEELGYTLANGLAYVEELIRRGGDATKFANRLSFFFYVHMDFFEEICKFRAARRLWARLLEERFGITDPKAQRLRFGVVCGGSSLTAAQPYNNIVRVGLENMAATLGGAQSVFTCAYDEAFQIPTEFSAEIALRTQQIVAYESGVSKTVDPLGGSYYVEWLTDRMEEEARQVIEEIDDYGGVEKAIEDGYLQSRIAERAHERKQKVDRGETVIVGQNYFRREGQTDDFGEVFEVDPQASQQVQEKYQQVLSQRDQTRVDQTLQALQEAAVKDDENIMPYLIDCCHAYATVGEMVATLKDQWGEFQEPIRL, from the coding sequence ATGAGCACTTCAGCATTCAAGCAGTCAGCGTCGGCAAACAACTCGGCATTTTCCACGGAGACCCGAACGCCGCGCATTCCTGAGCCTAAAACTGCGTCCGGCATAGAGATTCCAGAGCTGGTGACCGGGAAGATGCTGGAGAACCCCGATCCCGGGCTCCCTGGCGAGCAACCTTACACTCGAGGCATCTTCCCCAACGGTTACCGCGGCCGGCTCTGGACTTTCCGACAGTATTCGGGTTTTGGGACGGCAGAAAACACAAACGAGCGTTACCGATTTCTTCTTGAGAGCGGACAAACAGGGCTCTCGGTGGCGCTGGACCTGCCTACACAGTGCGGTTACGACCCTACCGATCCCATGGCACGCTCCGAGGTTGGGAAGGTCGGAGTCTCTTTATCTAATCTGGCAGAAGCGGAAATATTGTTCGACGGCATCGACCTTAGCGAAATTTCCACTTCCTTCACGATCAACGGCACCGCCGCAATCATCTATGCCATGTACTGCGCAGTGGCAGACAAGCAGGGCGTCCCTCGGGAGAAGCTAACAGGCACGATCCAGAACGACATTTTGAAAGAGTACGTGGCCAGGGGGACCTGGATTTTTCCAGTGCGGCCATCGATGCGATTGATCGCCGACACTATCCTGTTCTCGAATCGCGAGACGCCACGTTTTAACCCGATCAGTATTGCTGGAGCCCACGTGCGGGATGCCGGCGCGACTGCCGTGGAAGAGCTGGGCTACACCTTGGCCAATGGTCTTGCCTACGTCGAAGAACTGATACGCCGAGGCGGCGACGCCACAAAGTTCGCAAACCGACTGAGCTTTTTCTTCTATGTGCATATGGATTTCTTTGAAGAGATCTGTAAGTTCCGCGCGGCGCGACGTCTATGGGCACGGCTACTTGAGGAGCGCTTCGGTATTACTGACCCCAAAGCACAGCGCCTGCGTTTCGGCGTAGTCTGCGGTGGATCGTCGCTTACGGCTGCGCAGCCCTATAACAACATTGTCCGGGTGGGGTTGGAAAACATGGCTGCTACCTTGGGGGGAGCGCAATCGGTATTTACTTGTGCTTACGATGAGGCTTTCCAGATCCCTACGGAGTTCAGCGCTGAGATCGCTCTGCGTACTCAGCAGATCGTTGCCTATGAGAGTGGCGTCTCCAAAACGGTAGACCCGCTTGGTGGCAGCTACTACGTGGAATGGCTGACTGACCGCATGGAAGAGGAGGCCCGTCAAGTCATAGAGGAAATTGATGACTACGGCGGCGTGGAGAAGGCCATAGAAGACGGCTACCTGCAATCGCGTATTGCTGAGCGAGCTCATGAGCGCAAGCAGAAAGTGGATCGGGGTGAGACCGTTATCGTGGGCCAGAATTATTTCCGACGTGAGGGCCAGACCGATGACTTCGGCGAGGTATTCGAGGTCGACCCCCAGGCCTCTCAACAGGTGCAGGAAAAGTATCAGCAGGTGCTGAGCCAGCGCGACCAGACACGGGTGGATCAGACGCTGCAGGCTCTGCAGGAGGCCGCGGTGAAGGATGACGAGAACATAATGCCGTACCTGATCGATTGCTGCCACGCATACGCCACTGTCGGCGAGATGGTCGCCACACTTAAGGATCAGTGGGGTGAGTTTCAGGAGCCTATTCGTCTGTAA